One segment of Asterias rubens chromosome 2, eAstRub1.3, whole genome shotgun sequence DNA contains the following:
- the LOC117302270 gene encoding UDP-galactose translocator-like isoform X1 → MARRRAVKKSAKSEEEKGLTEGKTSPPPPTDEAPADDDAHAAYLRCQGIEVGSSTHLNLKYFSLLCLVLQNAVLILTMRYTRNLPGNMYFSTVAVVVTEFVKLITCLFILLFQSRGNVVEVGRVLWGNIVLQPWDTLKVSVPAFIYTIQNNLLFVAVSNLSAATFQVTYQLKILTTALFTVVMLRRSLASFQWVALLLLFVGVAIVQIQPTDPTKRAAEVTHTEQNPMHGLIAVIIACSFSGFAGVYFEKILKGSKTSIWLRNIQLGMFGSVIGLITMALKDGQDIAAKGMFFGFTPFVVGVICLQAFGGLLVAIVVKYADNILKGFATSFSIIISTIAAVYIFHFKINIQFCVGAGLVILAIFIYGRPKPKEKPTIAEQPLNGVTSK, encoded by the exons ATGGCAAGGCGTCGTGCGGTCAAAAAATCTGCAAAGTCCGAGGAGGAGAAGGGGTTGACGGAGGGGAAAACAAGCCCACCACCACCAACTGATGAGGCTCCCGCTGACGATGACGCGCATGCTGCTTACCTTCGATGTCAAGGGATTGAAGTTG GTTCTTCAACGCATCTGAACCTGAAGTATTTCAGCCTGCTGTGCCTTGTCCTTCAGAATGCCGTGCTCATCCTCACCATGCGCTACACGCGCAATCTCCCCGGTAACATGTACTTCTCCACGGTCGCGGTGGTCGTTACCGAGTTCGTGAAGCTCATCACGTGCCTGTTCATTCTGCTGTTCCAGAGCCGTGGCAATGTGGTTGAGGTGGGCAGGGTCCTATGGGGAAACATTGTCCTCCAGCCCTGGGATACGCTGAAGGTATCAGTGCCAGCATTCATCTACACCATACAGAACAACTTACTGTTTGTTGCCGTCTCCAACTTGAGCGCTGCTACATTTCAG GTGACATACCAGCTAAAGATCCTCACAACGGCCCTCTTTACTGTCGTCATGCTGCGCAGGAGTCTCGCTTCCTTCCAGTGGGTGGCTCTCCTCCTCCTGTTTGTGGGTGTGGCCATTGTGCAAATCCAGCCCACAGATCCGACCAAGAGAGCTGCCGAAGTGACCCACACAGAACAGAATCCCATGCACGGCCTGATCGCCGTCATCATAGCATGCAGCTTCTCCGGTTTTGCCGGCGTCTACTTTGAAAAAATCTTAAAAGGATCCAAGACGTCAATATGGCTCCGCAACATCCAGCTGGGAATGTTCGGGTCGGTCATCGGCTTGATAACCATGGCTCTGAAAGATGGACAGGACATTGCGGCCAAGGGAATGTTCTTTGGATTCACGCCGTTCGTCGTGGGAGTGATTTGTCTCCAAGCGTTTGGCGGCCTCTTAGTAGCAATAGTGGTCAAGTATGCCGACAACATCCTCAAAGGGTTCGCAACATCATTTAGCATTATCATATCCACTATTGCGGCCGTGTACATTTTCCACTTCAAAATCAACATCCAATTCTGTGTCGGCGCTGGCTTAGTCATATTGGCCATCTTCATTTACGGACGACCGAAACCAAAAGAAAAACCGACCATCGCTGAGCAGCCCCTCAATGGAGTCAcctcaaagtaa
- the LOC117302270 gene encoding UDP-galactose translocator-like isoform X3, which yields MSSSTHLNLKYFSLLCLVLQNAVLILTMRYTRNLPGNMYFSTVAVVVTEFVKLITCLFILLFQSRGNVVEVGRVLWGNIVLQPWDTLKVSVPAFIYTIQNNLLFVAVSNLSAATFQVTYQLKILTTALFTVVMLRRSLASFQWVALLLLFVGVAIVQIQPTDPTKRAAEVTHTEQNPMHGLIAVIIACSFSGFAGVYFEKILKGSKTSIWLRNIQLGMFGSVIGLITMALKDGQDIAAKGMFFGFTPFVVGVICLQAFGGLLVAIVVKYADNILKGFATSFSIIISTIAAVYIFHFKINIQFCVGAGLVILAIFIYGRPKPKEKPTIAEQPLNGVTSK from the exons ATGA GTTCTTCAACGCATCTGAACCTGAAGTATTTCAGCCTGCTGTGCCTTGTCCTTCAGAATGCCGTGCTCATCCTCACCATGCGCTACACGCGCAATCTCCCCGGTAACATGTACTTCTCCACGGTCGCGGTGGTCGTTACCGAGTTCGTGAAGCTCATCACGTGCCTGTTCATTCTGCTGTTCCAGAGCCGTGGCAATGTGGTTGAGGTGGGCAGGGTCCTATGGGGAAACATTGTCCTCCAGCCCTGGGATACGCTGAAGGTATCAGTGCCAGCATTCATCTACACCATACAGAACAACTTACTGTTTGTTGCCGTCTCCAACTTGAGCGCTGCTACATTTCAG GTGACATACCAGCTAAAGATCCTCACAACGGCCCTCTTTACTGTCGTCATGCTGCGCAGGAGTCTCGCTTCCTTCCAGTGGGTGGCTCTCCTCCTCCTGTTTGTGGGTGTGGCCATTGTGCAAATCCAGCCCACAGATCCGACCAAGAGAGCTGCCGAAGTGACCCACACAGAACAGAATCCCATGCACGGCCTGATCGCCGTCATCATAGCATGCAGCTTCTCCGGTTTTGCCGGCGTCTACTTTGAAAAAATCTTAAAAGGATCCAAGACGTCAATATGGCTCCGCAACATCCAGCTGGGAATGTTCGGGTCGGTCATCGGCTTGATAACCATGGCTCTGAAAGATGGACAGGACATTGCGGCCAAGGGAATGTTCTTTGGATTCACGCCGTTCGTCGTGGGAGTGATTTGTCTCCAAGCGTTTGGCGGCCTCTTAGTAGCAATAGTGGTCAAGTATGCCGACAACATCCTCAAAGGGTTCGCAACATCATTTAGCATTATCATATCCACTATTGCGGCCGTGTACATTTTCCACTTCAAAATCAACATCCAATTCTGTGTCGGCGCTGGCTTAGTCATATTGGCCATCTTCATTTACGGACGACCGAAACCAAAAGAAAAACCGACCATCGCTGAGCAGCCCCTCAATGGAGTCAcctcaaagtaa
- the LOC117302288 gene encoding mitochondrial intermembrane space import and assembly protein 40-B-like has translation MSYCKEEGKDRIIFVTKEDQDEPILTKDVKELGTEDSPEEGEGLILENGEINWNCPCLGGMASGPCGVEFRDAFSCFHYSEEDPKGSDCIDNFRTMQECMVSYPDLYPVGGEDKAEDKKEKEELAKDEASSSIPDEDSQVKSAPTSEEKEELPNEEASSSSPHAESPVETAPPSSVEHKTDEIAEEAKVSDQPESKS, from the exons atgtcatattGTAAGGAGGAAG GAAAGGACAGGATTATCTTTGTGACCAAAGAGGACCAGGACGAGCCCATCCTGACGAAAGATGTCAAAGAGCTAGGGACAGAAGACTCTCCAGAGGAGGGAGAAG GTCTGATCCTTGAGAATGGTGAGATCAACTGGAACTGCCCCTGCCTTGGGGGAATGGCCAGCGGGCCGTGCGGAGTGGAGTTCAGGGATGCCTTCTCCTGTTTTCACTACAGTGAGGAAGATCCCAAAGGGTCGGATTGCATAGACAATTTCCGCACCATGCAAGAGTGTATGGTCAGTTATCCTGATCTGTACCCTGTTGGAGGAGAAGATAAGGCTGAAGATAAGAAGGAGAAGGAGGAGCTGGCAAAAGATGAAGCATCTTCATCAATACCGGATGAAGATTCTCAAGTTAAGAGTGCTCCTACATCTGAGGAGAAGGAGGAGCTGCCGAATGAGGAGGCATCTTCATCATCACCGCATGCAGAATCTCCAGTGGAGACTGCTCCTCCATCATCTGTAGAACATAAAACTGATGAAATTGCAGAGGAGGCGAAGGTATCAGACCAGCCAGAGAGTAAATCTTGA
- the LOC117302270 gene encoding UDP-galactose translocator-like isoform X2 — protein sequence MAGAKEKVRGFAVNVKEHEVGSNQQPDSMNGSSTHLNLKYFSLLCLVLQNAVLILTMRYTRNLPGNMYFSTVAVVVTEFVKLITCLFILLFQSRGNVVEVGRVLWGNIVLQPWDTLKVSVPAFIYTIQNNLLFVAVSNLSAATFQVTYQLKILTTALFTVVMLRRSLASFQWVALLLLFVGVAIVQIQPTDPTKRAAEVTHTEQNPMHGLIAVIIACSFSGFAGVYFEKILKGSKTSIWLRNIQLGMFGSVIGLITMALKDGQDIAAKGMFFGFTPFVVGVICLQAFGGLLVAIVVKYADNILKGFATSFSIIISTIAAVYIFHFKINIQFCVGAGLVILAIFIYGRPKPKEKPTIAEQPLNGVTSK from the exons ATGGCAGGAGCAAAGGAGAAAGTGAGGGGATTTGCCGTGAACGTAAAAGAGCACGAAGTTGGAAGCAACCAACAGCCTGACAGTATGAATG GTTCTTCAACGCATCTGAACCTGAAGTATTTCAGCCTGCTGTGCCTTGTCCTTCAGAATGCCGTGCTCATCCTCACCATGCGCTACACGCGCAATCTCCCCGGTAACATGTACTTCTCCACGGTCGCGGTGGTCGTTACCGAGTTCGTGAAGCTCATCACGTGCCTGTTCATTCTGCTGTTCCAGAGCCGTGGCAATGTGGTTGAGGTGGGCAGGGTCCTATGGGGAAACATTGTCCTCCAGCCCTGGGATACGCTGAAGGTATCAGTGCCAGCATTCATCTACACCATACAGAACAACTTACTGTTTGTTGCCGTCTCCAACTTGAGCGCTGCTACATTTCAG GTGACATACCAGCTAAAGATCCTCACAACGGCCCTCTTTACTGTCGTCATGCTGCGCAGGAGTCTCGCTTCCTTCCAGTGGGTGGCTCTCCTCCTCCTGTTTGTGGGTGTGGCCATTGTGCAAATCCAGCCCACAGATCCGACCAAGAGAGCTGCCGAAGTGACCCACACAGAACAGAATCCCATGCACGGCCTGATCGCCGTCATCATAGCATGCAGCTTCTCCGGTTTTGCCGGCGTCTACTTTGAAAAAATCTTAAAAGGATCCAAGACGTCAATATGGCTCCGCAACATCCAGCTGGGAATGTTCGGGTCGGTCATCGGCTTGATAACCATGGCTCTGAAAGATGGACAGGACATTGCGGCCAAGGGAATGTTCTTTGGATTCACGCCGTTCGTCGTGGGAGTGATTTGTCTCCAAGCGTTTGGCGGCCTCTTAGTAGCAATAGTGGTCAAGTATGCCGACAACATCCTCAAAGGGTTCGCAACATCATTTAGCATTATCATATCCACTATTGCGGCCGTGTACATTTTCCACTTCAAAATCAACATCCAATTCTGTGTCGGCGCTGGCTTAGTCATATTGGCCATCTTCATTTACGGACGACCGAAACCAAAAGAAAAACCGACCATCGCTGAGCAGCCCCTCAATGGAGTCAcctcaaagtaa